From one Lolium rigidum isolate FL_2022 chromosome 4, APGP_CSIRO_Lrig_0.1, whole genome shotgun sequence genomic stretch:
- the LOC124705767 gene encoding U11/U12 small nuclear ribonucleoprotein 65 kDa protein-like isoform X1: MEPFRPPPLPPAPANPFSAPPPPPLHQQAESAPPPPHQQAGSAPPPATLLVRHLPEAITQEMLSRLFSHYGATAVRPCTGKLRNCAFVDFRDEMAANQAQSLLNRAGFGRLRFLGKVLVVERANQPNSKNANEKHQEQLAQGMPQVPSMNSQNQKNSTSTSEPIASRLGVDYPFPPHLEYAYPPPDGNILTNIVNSLIAVPRFYTQVLHLMNKMNLPAPFRMALPTPPLPSEVPAPPPPPPQPSTAEKLHLADLSSDESEMESSDEDVDRKIKRAKHEAIVGPAVDKSIAHEAVGVKPAALVSNELQVIKKKNPVMQIKITPRPASKELADQRTIDKELASRDEQLEQKHFATPQEIEKEKLPTEEILSLPMFKNYTPGNPASVLYIKNLAKDVVHDDFYYVFGSVFESMDAARSGLIIKLMQEGRMRGQAFVTFPSVELAQHALSLAHGYAFKGKPMIIQFGRNPAASKAS; this comes from the exons ATGGAGCCCTTCCGGCCACCTCCGCTTCCTCCAGCGCCCGCGAATCCCTTctctgccccgccgccgccgccgctgcatcagcaggctgagtctgccccgccgccgccgcatcagcAGGCTGGGTCAGCTCCGCCACCGGCAACGCTCCTCGTGCGGCACCTCCCAGAGGCGATCACGCAGGAGATGCTCTCGAGGCTCTTCTCCCACTACGGCGCCACAGCTGTTCGTCCCTGCACTGGAAA GTTGAGGAACTGTGCATTTGTGGATTTCAGGGATGAGATGGCGGCCAACCAGGCTCAGTCTCTCTTGAACAG AGCTGGTTTTGGAAGGTTGAGGTTCCTTGGGAAAGTACTGGTAGTCGAGAGAGCAAACCAGCCAAATTCTAAGAATGCAAATGAGAAGCACCAGGAGCAATTAGCTCAGGGGATGCCTCAAGTGCCGAGTATGAATTCCCAGAACCAGAAGAACTCTACATCAACTTCTGAACCTATCGCTTCTAGGCTTGGTGTGGACTATCCATTTCCTCCTCATCTTGA gtATGCGTATCCACCACCAGATGGAAACATATTGACAAACATTGTCAACTCTTTGATTGCTGTTCCCCGATTTTACACTCAG GTGTtgcatttgatgaacaagatgaaCCTTCCAGCCCCATTCCGGATGGCATTGCCTACTCCACCTCTACCGTCAGAAgtgcctgctcctcctcctccaccaccacaaccTTCTACGGCAGAGAAACTTCATTTGGCTGATTTGTCTAGTGATGAGTCTGAGATGGAATCTTCTGAT GAAGATGTTGATAGGAAAATCAAACGCGCAAAGCATGAAGCTATTGTTGGTCCTGCAGTTGATAAAAGTATCGCTCATGAAGCAGTCGGGGTGAAACCAGCTGCATTAGTTTCTAATGAGCTTCAAGTAATAAAGAAGAAGAACCCAGTGATGCAG ATAAAAATCACCCCCAGGCCTGCTTCTAAGGAACTTGCTGATCAACGCACTATTGACAAGGAATTGGCCTCAAGAGATGAGCAACTTGAACAAAAACATTTTGCCACGCCTCAGGAAATAGAGAAGGAGAAATTACCAACCGAAGAGATTTTGTCCCTTCCCATGTTCAAG AATTACACTCCAGGGAATCCTGCCAGTGTATTGTATATCAAGAACTTGGCAAAGGATGTTGTTCATGATGACTTCTACTATGTCTTTG GATCTGTGTTCGAAAGCATGGATGCTGCAAGATCTGGTTTAATTATCAAGTTAATGCAG GAAGGACGAATGAGGGGCCAAGCTTTTGTGACATTTCCATCTGTTGAACTTGCTCAACATGCACTG AGTTTGGCACATGGTTATGCATTCAAAGGCAAGCCCATGATAATTCAGTTTGGTAGAAACCCTGCTGCTAGCAAAGCTTCCTAG
- the LOC124705767 gene encoding U11/U12 small nuclear ribonucleoprotein 65 kDa protein-like isoform X3, giving the protein MEPFRPPPLPPAPANPFSAPPPPPLHQQAESAPPPPHQQAGSAPPPATLLVRHLPEAITQEMLSRLFSHYGATAVRPCTGKLRNCAFVDFRDEMAANQAQSLLNRYAYPPPDGNILTNIVNSLIAVPRFYTQVLHLMNKMNLPAPFRMALPTPPLPSEVPAPPPPPPQPSTAEKLHLADLSSDESEMESSDEDVDRKIKRAKHEAIVGPAVDKSIAHEAVGVKPAALVSNELQVIKKKNPVMQIKITPRPASKELADQRTIDKELASRDEQLEQKHFATPQEIEKEKLPTEEILSLPMFKNYTPGNPASVLYIKNLAKDVVHDDFYYVFGSVFESMDAARSGLIIKLMQEGRMRGQAFVTFPSVELAQHALSLAHGYAFKGKPMIIQFGRNPAASKAS; this is encoded by the exons ATGGAGCCCTTCCGGCCACCTCCGCTTCCTCCAGCGCCCGCGAATCCCTTctctgccccgccgccgccgccgctgcatcagcaggctgagtctgccccgccgccgccgcatcagcAGGCTGGGTCAGCTCCGCCACCGGCAACGCTCCTCGTGCGGCACCTCCCAGAGGCGATCACGCAGGAGATGCTCTCGAGGCTCTTCTCCCACTACGGCGCCACAGCTGTTCGTCCCTGCACTGGAAA GTTGAGGAACTGTGCATTTGTGGATTTCAGGGATGAGATGGCGGCCAACCAGGCTCAGTCTCTCTTGAACAG gtATGCGTATCCACCACCAGATGGAAACATATTGACAAACATTGTCAACTCTTTGATTGCTGTTCCCCGATTTTACACTCAG GTGTtgcatttgatgaacaagatgaaCCTTCCAGCCCCATTCCGGATGGCATTGCCTACTCCACCTCTACCGTCAGAAgtgcctgctcctcctcctccaccaccacaaccTTCTACGGCAGAGAAACTTCATTTGGCTGATTTGTCTAGTGATGAGTCTGAGATGGAATCTTCTGAT GAAGATGTTGATAGGAAAATCAAACGCGCAAAGCATGAAGCTATTGTTGGTCCTGCAGTTGATAAAAGTATCGCTCATGAAGCAGTCGGGGTGAAACCAGCTGCATTAGTTTCTAATGAGCTTCAAGTAATAAAGAAGAAGAACCCAGTGATGCAG ATAAAAATCACCCCCAGGCCTGCTTCTAAGGAACTTGCTGATCAACGCACTATTGACAAGGAATTGGCCTCAAGAGATGAGCAACTTGAACAAAAACATTTTGCCACGCCTCAGGAAATAGAGAAGGAGAAATTACCAACCGAAGAGATTTTGTCCCTTCCCATGTTCAAG AATTACACTCCAGGGAATCCTGCCAGTGTATTGTATATCAAGAACTTGGCAAAGGATGTTGTTCATGATGACTTCTACTATGTCTTTG GATCTGTGTTCGAAAGCATGGATGCTGCAAGATCTGGTTTAATTATCAAGTTAATGCAG GAAGGACGAATGAGGGGCCAAGCTTTTGTGACATTTCCATCTGTTGAACTTGCTCAACATGCACTG AGTTTGGCACATGGTTATGCATTCAAAGGCAAGCCCATGATAATTCAGTTTGGTAGAAACCCTGCTGCTAGCAAAGCTTCCTAG
- the LOC124705767 gene encoding U11/U12 small nuclear ribonucleoprotein 65 kDa protein-like isoform X2, with protein MEPFRPPPLPPAPANPFSAPPPPPLHQQAESAPPPPHQQAGSAPPPATLLVRHLPEAITQEMLSRLFSHYGATAVRPCTGKLRNCAFVDFRDEMAANQAQSLLNRLRFLGKVLVVERANQPNSKNANEKHQEQLAQGMPQVPSMNSQNQKNSTSTSEPIASRLGVDYPFPPHLEYAYPPPDGNILTNIVNSLIAVPRFYTQVLHLMNKMNLPAPFRMALPTPPLPSEVPAPPPPPPQPSTAEKLHLADLSSDESEMESSDEDVDRKIKRAKHEAIVGPAVDKSIAHEAVGVKPAALVSNELQVIKKKNPVMQIKITPRPASKELADQRTIDKELASRDEQLEQKHFATPQEIEKEKLPTEEILSLPMFKNYTPGNPASVLYIKNLAKDVVHDDFYYVFGSVFESMDAARSGLIIKLMQEGRMRGQAFVTFPSVELAQHALSLAHGYAFKGKPMIIQFGRNPAASKAS; from the exons ATGGAGCCCTTCCGGCCACCTCCGCTTCCTCCAGCGCCCGCGAATCCCTTctctgccccgccgccgccgccgctgcatcagcaggctgagtctgccccgccgccgccgcatcagcAGGCTGGGTCAGCTCCGCCACCGGCAACGCTCCTCGTGCGGCACCTCCCAGAGGCGATCACGCAGGAGATGCTCTCGAGGCTCTTCTCCCACTACGGCGCCACAGCTGTTCGTCCCTGCACTGGAAA GTTGAGGAACTGTGCATTTGTGGATTTCAGGGATGAGATGGCGGCCAACCAGGCTCAGTCTCTCTTGAACAG GTTGAGGTTCCTTGGGAAAGTACTGGTAGTCGAGAGAGCAAACCAGCCAAATTCTAAGAATGCAAATGAGAAGCACCAGGAGCAATTAGCTCAGGGGATGCCTCAAGTGCCGAGTATGAATTCCCAGAACCAGAAGAACTCTACATCAACTTCTGAACCTATCGCTTCTAGGCTTGGTGTGGACTATCCATTTCCTCCTCATCTTGA gtATGCGTATCCACCACCAGATGGAAACATATTGACAAACATTGTCAACTCTTTGATTGCTGTTCCCCGATTTTACACTCAG GTGTtgcatttgatgaacaagatgaaCCTTCCAGCCCCATTCCGGATGGCATTGCCTACTCCACCTCTACCGTCAGAAgtgcctgctcctcctcctccaccaccacaaccTTCTACGGCAGAGAAACTTCATTTGGCTGATTTGTCTAGTGATGAGTCTGAGATGGAATCTTCTGAT GAAGATGTTGATAGGAAAATCAAACGCGCAAAGCATGAAGCTATTGTTGGTCCTGCAGTTGATAAAAGTATCGCTCATGAAGCAGTCGGGGTGAAACCAGCTGCATTAGTTTCTAATGAGCTTCAAGTAATAAAGAAGAAGAACCCAGTGATGCAG ATAAAAATCACCCCCAGGCCTGCTTCTAAGGAACTTGCTGATCAACGCACTATTGACAAGGAATTGGCCTCAAGAGATGAGCAACTTGAACAAAAACATTTTGCCACGCCTCAGGAAATAGAGAAGGAGAAATTACCAACCGAAGAGATTTTGTCCCTTCCCATGTTCAAG AATTACACTCCAGGGAATCCTGCCAGTGTATTGTATATCAAGAACTTGGCAAAGGATGTTGTTCATGATGACTTCTACTATGTCTTTG GATCTGTGTTCGAAAGCATGGATGCTGCAAGATCTGGTTTAATTATCAAGTTAATGCAG GAAGGACGAATGAGGGGCCAAGCTTTTGTGACATTTCCATCTGTTGAACTTGCTCAACATGCACTG AGTTTGGCACATGGTTATGCATTCAAAGGCAAGCCCATGATAATTCAGTTTGGTAGAAACCCTGCTGCTAGCAAAGCTTCCTAG